The genomic window TCTTGCAGCGATAACGGTTGTTTGAAGGGATGTTTGGTGTATTTGGCTGCCCCAATATAGGCAGTTGTTCCTTTAATCTCAACATGATTTTGCACCAGCACCCCATTTTGCAATATCGTTATATATGCCGGAGTTTGCAACGAGTTGTCGTTGTTGAAACGGGGTGCAGTATAAATAATATCATAAGTCTGCCATTCACCCGGTTTACGGCAAACATTTACAAGCGGTATATGTTGTTTGTATATTGAAGCGGCTTGTCCATTGCTATAAGTTGGATTTTGATAGCTATCCAGTACCTGGACTTCGTAACGATTTTGCAAGAAAATACCGCTATTACCGCGGCCTTGCCCATTACCTTTTATTTCTTCCGGGGACCGCCACTCAATATGCAACTGGCAATCAGCAAACTGCTGCCAGGTAAGAATGGAGCCGCTTCCTGGAAGTACTGTAAGTATTCCGTCATTAACGTTCCACTTGGCCTTCTCACCTTTTTCATTCACCCATGCATTGAGATTGGTACCATCAAATAATATGATGGCATCACTGGGTATTCCTGATTGAGCATCTACAGTTATTACTGGAGGAACCGGCGACCAAACCTCGGTTTCTTCAGGACGCATTTGCGAT from Bacteroidota bacterium includes these protein-coding regions:
- a CDS encoding DUF1080 domain-containing protein, which encodes MKKRILCSLLLLFFSHFAKSQMRPEETEVWSPVPPVITVDAQSGIPSDAIILFDGTNLNAWVNEKGEKAKWNVNDGILTVLPGSGSILTWQQFADCQLHIEWRSPEEIKGNGQGRGNSGIFLQNRYEVQVLDSYQNPTYSNGQAASIYKQHIPLVNVCRKPGEWQTYDIIYTAPRFNNDNSLQTPAYITILQNGVLVQNHVEIKGTTAYIGAAKYTKHPFKQPLSLQDHRNPVSYRNIWIREL